One stretch of Microvirga lotononidis DNA includes these proteins:
- a CDS encoding glycosyltransferase, whose product MHVIVPTYNRPNELRRLLSQIDSEAPGFEVSVHIYDDGSSEPAHVEWTSYAHIASLSVSRSANHGKKRYWELVRRALSALRSTNADYFYYLADDVQLVPKFFERSINLWDRIQDGRKVSLHLLLDQREGKPCWTNYQPRLIDTPQGKVYKSQWVDMLMMFNRRFLEELDYRIDPVDPRRWDKDPHLSSGVGMQISRRLHQRRASMYLVTDSLLIHEDEPSVMNPEERKRTPIVSRFKDSDQSLR is encoded by the coding sequence GTGCACGTCATTGTCCCGACCTACAACCGGCCGAATGAACTGCGGCGCCTGCTCTCGCAAATCGACAGCGAAGCCCCCGGCTTCGAGGTCAGTGTTCATATCTACGATGACGGGAGTTCCGAGCCGGCCCATGTCGAGTGGACCTCCTACGCGCACATCGCGAGCCTTTCGGTTTCGCGATCCGCAAATCACGGAAAGAAGCGATACTGGGAACTCGTTCGTCGAGCTTTATCGGCGCTGCGGTCGACAAACGCCGACTACTTCTATTACCTTGCTGATGATGTGCAGCTTGTTCCGAAATTCTTCGAACGCTCCATCAATCTATGGGACAGGATCCAGGATGGTCGCAAAGTTTCGCTTCATCTTCTCTTGGATCAACGCGAGGGGAAGCCGTGTTGGACCAATTATCAACCCCGCTTGATCGACACGCCTCAGGGCAAGGTCTACAAGTCCCAATGGGTCGATATGCTGATGATGTTCAATCGCCGGTTCCTTGAGGAGCTGGATTACCGAATTGACCCGGTCGATCCACGCCGGTGGGACAAGGATCCCCACCTCTCGAGCGGCGTTGGTATGCAGATTTCGCGGCGCCTCCATCAGCGCAGGGCCTCGATGTATCTCGTGACGGATTCACTCCTCATCCATGAGGATGAACCGAGCGTCATGAACCCCGAGGAGCGTAAACGAACTCCCATCGTCAGCAGGTTCAAAGATTCTGATCAATCGCTGCGCTGA